A portion of the Krasilnikovia cinnamomea genome contains these proteins:
- a CDS encoding YifB family Mg chelatase-like AAA ATPase — protein MSYARVLCVGLSGMTGHVVQVEADLSAGLPALVLTGLPDAALHEARDRVRAAVVNSGQRWPNRRITVNLLPATLPKQGSAFDVAIAAALLAGAGELPLAALDGVVLLGELGLDGAVRPVRGVLPMVAAAARAGIDRVVVPLENAREASVVPGVTVRAVDSLHRLVAYVRGAAPLLDPPDVPPAPHRPGPDLADVVGQGMGRYGIEVAAAGGHHLALFGPPGAGKTLLAERLPSVLPELDDAAALEVTALQSIAGVLPPDGRLVRRPPFQAPHHSASLAALVGGGTGLARPGALSLAHRGVLFLDEAPEFRTATLQALRQPLESGRVVLARARGSTEYPARVQVVLAANPCPCASPAGDQLCECSPSTRRRYLGRLSGPLLDRIDIQIGLRPLSAAQLMSTGGPVEDSGAVAARVAGARDAAAARWSGDGWRVNAEVPGAQLRRPPWRLPPRDTQALRTSLDRGALSARGFDRVLRLAWTIADLDGRDRPNGTDVHEAAQLRMGEIDIVRSTEGVR, from the coding sequence ATGAGCTACGCCCGGGTGCTGTGTGTGGGCCTCTCCGGGATGACCGGACACGTGGTCCAGGTGGAAGCGGACCTGTCTGCCGGGCTGCCCGCCCTCGTGCTCACCGGCCTGCCCGACGCCGCGCTGCACGAGGCCCGCGACCGGGTCCGTGCCGCGGTGGTCAACTCGGGTCAGCGTTGGCCCAACCGGCGGATCACGGTCAATCTCCTACCCGCGACCCTGCCGAAGCAGGGCAGCGCATTCGACGTCGCGATCGCCGCGGCACTGCTGGCCGGCGCGGGCGAGTTGCCGCTCGCCGCGCTCGACGGCGTCGTGTTGCTGGGTGAGCTGGGCCTCGACGGCGCCGTACGCCCGGTCCGCGGGGTACTGCCGATGGTGGCCGCGGCGGCCCGCGCCGGTATCGACCGGGTGGTGGTCCCGCTTGAGAACGCCCGCGAGGCGAGCGTCGTGCCCGGCGTGACCGTGCGGGCGGTGGATTCGCTGCACCGGCTCGTCGCGTACGTCCGTGGGGCCGCTCCCCTGCTCGACCCGCCCGACGTCCCACCCGCCCCGCACCGGCCCGGCCCCGATCTGGCCGACGTCGTGGGTCAGGGCATGGGCCGGTACGGCATCGAGGTCGCCGCCGCCGGCGGGCACCACCTCGCCCTGTTCGGTCCGCCCGGCGCCGGCAAGACCCTCCTGGCGGAGCGGCTCCCATCGGTCCTTCCGGAGCTGGACGACGCCGCGGCTCTCGAGGTGACCGCCCTGCAGTCGATTGCTGGCGTGCTGCCGCCGGACGGCCGCCTGGTGCGGCGGCCTCCGTTCCAGGCCCCGCACCACAGCGCCAGCCTCGCCGCGCTGGTCGGCGGCGGCACCGGGCTGGCCCGGCCCGGTGCGTTGTCGCTGGCCCACCGGGGAGTGCTGTTCCTGGACGAAGCCCCGGAATTCCGGACCGCGACGCTGCAGGCGCTCCGGCAGCCCCTGGAGAGCGGCCGGGTAGTGCTGGCCCGGGCCCGTGGCAGCACCGAGTACCCGGCCCGCGTCCAGGTGGTCCTCGCCGCGAACCCGTGCCCCTGTGCCAGCCCCGCCGGCGACCAGCTCTGCGAATGCTCGCCGTCGACCCGGCGCCGCTACCTCGGCCGGCTCTCCGGCCCGCTGCTCGACCGCATCGACATCCAGATCGGGTTGCGTCCCCTGAGCGCCGCGCAACTGATGAGCACGGGCGGCCCGGTAGAGGACTCCGGCGCCGTCGCCGCGCGGGTCGCGGGCGCCCGCGACGCCGCGGCGGCCCGCTGGTCGGGCGACGGCTGGCGGGTCAACGCCGAGGTGCCCGGCGCGCAGTTGCGGCGCCCGCCCTGGCGTCTGCCGCCCCGGGACACCCAGGCCCTGCGCACCAGCCTGGACCGCGGCGCGCTGTCCGCGCGCGGGTTCGATCGGGTACTGCGGCTCGCCTGGACGATCGCCGACCTCGACGGCCGCGACCGGCCGAACGGCACAGACGTGCACGAGGCGGCCCAACTGAGGATGGGCGAGATCGACATCGTGCGGTCCACGGAAGGAGTTCGATGA
- a CDS encoding YraN family protein: MTRQRQAVGAYGERLAERYLTDQGLVVLARNWRCADGEVDLILRDGEDVVFCEVKTRRGDSYGTPCEAVGPTKVRRLRRLAARWLAQGALRPREVRFDVVAVAPQPRGASRVEHIRAAF, from the coding sequence ATGACGAGACAGCGACAGGCGGTCGGGGCGTACGGCGAGCGGCTCGCCGAGCGCTACCTGACCGACCAGGGCCTGGTGGTGTTGGCACGCAACTGGCGGTGCGCCGACGGCGAGGTCGATCTGATCCTGCGCGACGGCGAGGACGTGGTCTTCTGCGAGGTGAAGACCCGCCGCGGCGACAGCTACGGCACGCCTTGCGAGGCGGTCGGGCCGACGAAGGTGCGCCGCCTCCGTCGGCTGGCCGCACGATGGCTGGCCCAGGGTGCGCTGCGCCCCCGCGAGGTGCGCTTCGACGTGGTCGCGGTCGCGCCGCAGCCGCGCGGAGCGTCCCGCGTCGAGCACATCCGGGCGGCGTTCTAG
- a CDS encoding DNA-binding protein, with product MGAHEIRVRLGGVSRQRAYQITSRADFPAPVADLAQGKVWLTEDVEAWMKVHRRDLDDAEE from the coding sequence ATGGGCGCACACGAGATCCGCGTTCGCCTCGGCGGGGTGAGCCGGCAGCGCGCCTACCAGATCACCAGCCGTGCCGACTTTCCGGCACCGGTCGCAGACCTCGCCCAGGGCAAGGTCTGGCTCACCGAGGACGTGGAAGCGTGGATGAAGGTTCATCGGCGCGATCTGGACGACGCGGAGGAGTGA
- the dprA gene encoding DNA-processing protein DprA produces the protein MNGNPPDGPAPAARPPGPDEDRMARIALTWLAEPGNRTVWTMTRNEGAPAALARLLSGDIPDPALRAAVLARTASGDPRRLAEAAMRRAERLGARVVVPADPEWPRRVEELGTLELDGGGRIGHDVRPPLCLWVRGAQPLDEAFHRSVAVVGARAATGYGVHVTTDIAYGLAEHGWAVVSGGAFGIDAAAHRAALAAGGLTIAVLACGVDRPYPVGNTALFERIADTGLLVSEWPPGSDPLRHRFLIRNRVIAAATVGAVVVEAAARSGAVQTMGRVLSLRRKAMVVPGPISSAMSVGCHRLLRADPAARLVTNLQQVLEEVGSIGEYYADPPRGREHDRDTLDEESALVLEAVPRRGTASADQLAATAGLSLRTVLRRLSLLEMTGLVVRRDDGIALAPRPRSAGR, from the coding sequence ATGAACGGCAACCCGCCCGACGGCCCGGCCCCGGCCGCCCGCCCACCGGGTCCCGACGAGGACAGGATGGCGCGTATCGCCCTCACCTGGCTGGCCGAACCGGGCAACCGCACAGTGTGGACGATGACCCGCAACGAGGGGGCACCCGCGGCCCTCGCTCGTCTGCTCTCCGGTGACATCCCCGACCCCGCCCTGCGCGCCGCGGTCCTCGCGCGTACCGCCAGTGGGGACCCGCGGCGGCTCGCCGAGGCGGCGATGCGCCGCGCCGAGCGCCTGGGAGCGCGGGTGGTGGTGCCCGCCGATCCGGAGTGGCCCCGGCGGGTGGAGGAACTGGGCACTTTGGAACTCGACGGCGGGGGCCGCATCGGCCACGACGTCCGGCCGCCGTTGTGTCTGTGGGTACGCGGCGCCCAGCCACTGGACGAGGCGTTCCACCGGTCGGTGGCGGTGGTGGGTGCCCGCGCCGCAACCGGCTACGGAGTCCACGTGACCACGGACATCGCGTACGGGCTCGCCGAGCACGGGTGGGCCGTCGTGTCGGGTGGCGCGTTCGGGATCGACGCGGCGGCGCACCGGGCGGCGCTGGCGGCGGGTGGGCTCACCATCGCCGTGCTGGCGTGCGGGGTCGACCGGCCGTATCCGGTGGGCAACACCGCCCTCTTCGAGCGGATAGCGGACACCGGGCTGCTGGTCAGTGAGTGGCCACCCGGAAGCGATCCGCTGCGCCACCGCTTCCTGATCCGCAACCGCGTCATCGCGGCCGCGACGGTCGGCGCCGTCGTCGTGGAGGCGGCGGCGCGCAGCGGTGCGGTGCAGACCATGGGCCGGGTGTTGTCGCTGCGGCGCAAGGCCATGGTGGTACCCGGTCCGATCAGCTCGGCGATGTCGGTCGGCTGCCACCGGCTGTTGCGGGCTGACCCGGCGGCCCGGTTGGTCACCAACCTCCAACAGGTTCTCGAGGAGGTCGGTTCGATCGGCGAGTACTACGCGGATCCACCGCGCGGCCGGGAGCACGATCGGGACACACTGGACGAAGAGTCGGCGTTGGTGCTGGAGGCGGTGCCGCGGCGCGGCACGGCGAGTGCTGACCAGCTGGCCGCGACCGCCGGCCTCAGCCTGCGTACGGTGCTGCGCCGGTTGTCCCTACTCGAAATGACGGGGCTGGTGGTTCGCCGCGACGACGGCATAGCGCTGGCGCCCCGGCCGAGGTCCGCGGGGCGGTGA